The segment TTTGCGGAAAGCGCAATGGGAGCTCGCGGATTGGGTGCGACAGTGACGCTTACGGGCGACATGACGTCTGCACTGTTCAGCGAAACGCAATCTCGTTTTGTCGTATCTGTTCGTCCGGAAAATCAAGAGACATTTGAGGCAGCGGTGGCGGATGCTAGTTTAGTAGGTACTGTGACGGCAACTGGTAATCTTCATATCGAATCGGCATCACGTGAAGTTGCAATCCATGTGTCTGTGGACGACCTTCGTGATGCTTGGAAAGGAGCTATTCCATGCTTGCTGAACTAAAGGGCTTAAATGAGGAATGTGGGGTGTTCGGGATCTGGGGACATCCCGAAGCGTCCCAGATTACCTATTACGGACTGCATAGCCTGCAGCACCGTGGCCAGGAAGGCGCAGGGATTGTTTCAACAGATGGGGAAAAGCTTGTAGCGGTAAAAGGGGAAGGCCTTGTGAACGAAGTGTTCGGAAACGGTAGATTGCAAGAGTTGGGGGCAGGTAAAGCGGCCATCGGCCATGTGCGCTATGCAACGGCAGGGGGCGGCGGCTACGAAAATGTCCAGCCCCTATTATTCCACTCCCAAACTGGCAGTCTTGCACTTGCCCACAACGGGAATCTCGTCAATGCGAATGCGTTGAAGCATCAGCTGGAGACGATGGGGAGTATTTTACAGACGACATCGGACACAGAAGTATTGGCCCATCTTATTAAAAGAAGCGGCTACACACTTTTGAAGGACCGTGTGAAAAATGCCTTGTCTATGTTAAAGGGCGCCTATGCATTTTTAATCATGACGGAGACGGAAATGATGGTGGCACTTGACCCGAACGGCTTGCGTCCACTTTCGCTTGGCCGGCTGAATGACGCCTATGTCGTGGCGTCGGAGACCTGTGCGTTCGATGTGGTCGGAGCGGAATTCATCCGCGACATCGAGCCTGGGGAACTGTTGATCATCGACAATGGCGGCTTGCATTCCGAGCGGTTCACGATGCATACCCAGCGTGCGATGTGCAGCATGGAGTACATTTATTTTTCCAGACCTGACAGCAACATAGATGGTATCAATGTTCATACAGCAAGAAAAAGTCTTGGCAAGCAGCTGGCAATGGAGTCAGCGGTGGATGCGGATGTGGTGACAGGTGTGCCGGATTCCAGTATCTCAGCGGCCATTGGTTACGCGGAGTTCTCCGGAATTCCTTATGAACTTGGATTGATCAAAAATAGATATGTGGGCCGTACGTTCATCCAGCCATCCCAGTCATTGCGGGAACAAGGAGTAAAGATGAAACTTTCTCCGGTCCGTGGAGTCGTGGAAGGAAAACGTGTCGTGATGGTGGATGACTCCATCGTTCGCGGGACGACGAGTAGACGAATTGTGAAGATGCTTCGTGACGCCGGTGCGACCGAGGTGCATGTGCGCATCAGCTCACCGCCGATCAAGAATCCATGTTTTTACGGAATCGATACGTCTACACATGAAGAGCTGATTGCCTCTTCCCAT is part of the Sutcliffiella sp. FSL R7-0096 genome and harbors:
- the purF gene encoding amidophosphoribosyltransferase, coding for MLAELKGLNEECGVFGIWGHPEASQITYYGLHSLQHRGQEGAGIVSTDGEKLVAVKGEGLVNEVFGNGRLQELGAGKAAIGHVRYATAGGGGYENVQPLLFHSQTGSLALAHNGNLVNANALKHQLETMGSILQTTSDTEVLAHLIKRSGYTLLKDRVKNALSMLKGAYAFLIMTETEMMVALDPNGLRPLSLGRLNDAYVVASETCAFDVVGAEFIRDIEPGELLIIDNGGLHSERFTMHTQRAMCSMEYIYFSRPDSNIDGINVHTARKSLGKQLAMESAVDADVVTGVPDSSISAAIGYAEFSGIPYELGLIKNRYVGRTFIQPSQSLREQGVKMKLSPVRGVVEGKRVVMVDDSIVRGTTSRRIVKMLRDAGATEVHVRISSPPIKNPCFYGIDTSTHEELIASSHSVEEMRDIIGADSLAFLSPGGMVEAIDRPFDGENRGQCMACFTGKYPTEIFPDTVLPHEKC